One stretch of Paenibacillus sp. AN1007 DNA includes these proteins:
- the pelA gene encoding pectate lyase has protein sequence MKAKKWMTFVLACSMVFSTAGMVVLPAASVSAADASGTTASLSDILKNQRPDGGWRKDYGQTSGEWAKSTIDNKATYSEIRRLAKEFKKNKDPRYSAAAIKGINFLLNMQYSNGGWPQIYQSSGYHKHITYNDDAMINVMFMLDEVAGRKGDFSFIDTSLANRSKNAVSKGVDAILNTQVSSGGKLTVWGQQHDSSTLRPAGGRSYEVPSLTAAESVNIVKFLKTRPPNARITASIKGAEAWFNKVKITGYRYERGNGDSRIIADSSASPIWARFYELGTDRPIFVGRDGIVKYKLSEIEKERRGGYAWYGSWPSKL, from the coding sequence GTGAAAGCCAAAAAGTGGATGACGTTTGTACTCGCATGTTCCATGGTTTTTTCCACAGCAGGAATGGTCGTTCTTCCTGCAGCATCCGTATCCGCAGCTGATGCATCAGGCACAACCGCAAGTTTGTCTGATATTTTGAAAAATCAGCGCCCGGACGGAGGTTGGAGAAAAGATTACGGTCAGACATCAGGTGAATGGGCCAAATCAACGATCGATAATAAAGCTACATACTCCGAGATTAGAAGACTTGCGAAGGAATTCAAGAAAAATAAAGATCCGCGTTACTCGGCTGCAGCCATTAAGGGCATAAATTTTTTGCTTAACATGCAGTATTCCAACGGCGGCTGGCCGCAAATCTATCAAAGCTCCGGCTATCATAAGCATATTACTTACAATGATGACGCGATGATTAATGTGATGTTCATGCTCGATGAAGTTGCAGGCCGGAAAGGGGACTTTTCTTTTATCGATACTTCACTTGCGAATCGCAGTAAAAATGCGGTATCTAAAGGGGTTGACGCCATTTTGAACACGCAGGTGTCATCCGGCGGGAAATTGACGGTTTGGGGTCAGCAGCATGATTCCAGTACGCTGAGACCAGCAGGCGGAAGAAGTTACGAAGTGCCTTCGCTAACGGCTGCTGAGAGTGTAAACATCGTCAAGTTTCTGAAGACAAGACCACCCAATGCCAGAATAACGGCATCCATTAAAGGCGCTGAAGCCTGGTTTAACAAAGTGAAGATTACAGGATACCGATATGAGAGAGGGAACGGAGACAGCCGGATTATTGCGGATTCCAGCGCTTCACCAATCTGGGCTCGTTTCTATGAGCTTGGTACGGACAGACCTATTTTTGTTGGTCGTGACGGGATTGTGAAATATAAGCTGAGTGAGATCGAGAAGGAAAGAAGAGGAGGTTATGCTTGGTATGGCAGCTGGCCTTCCAAGCTGTAG